In one window of Brassica rapa cultivar Chiifu-401-42 chromosome A07, CAAS_Brap_v3.01, whole genome shotgun sequence DNA:
- the LOC103847751 gene encoding uncharacterized protein LOC103847751 has product MEHLSVHLPYEAKLGGPVQFRWMYAFERYMYHLKKKMMRQLHAVYGEWLLKDGCWNFVVDHFKGARMLFLNESSTHADLVAMAQEDYNLDMNTESVELTYSLQQMAPDLPPIHVTSDRQVRNLLEITKTHEGDEAEEGHEAEEGDEAEDHDGEEDADIPVVADAEDYSEYGKVKDEDEEEDDEICFDDYKGAYGCEGEGSSADRIYVNQSFASKDALLSELRLTAVRRRFSFRIFKSTKTLFVATCRVSGCQWKVRASVKHGTKTFWVTKYLATHTCSIPDRIAQRKRCTPKYIGRLFIDRVGIIDGLNPQHIKDAMKNMFGMTLDYTTSYRALLYAQEMVRGSAEDGYERLPSYLEQIKAANPGSITAIELDSLNRFKYLFLAFGASIRGFKYQRRVIVVDGTHLSGKYGGTMLVAAAQDGNFQIYPLAFGIVDGENDESWEWFFTKLASCVSDEYPLVIVSDRHASIINACEKVFPWATRGICYYHLQENIVKKYKGKHLLYLVKGAAYAHTLYDFDRYMDEIRSANPDLAEYLEEADVTLWSRVHCQGDRYNLKTSNIAESINSALKRARGFPIQFLLEFIREKLGRWYWKRRGDALSLTTQHSRGVEHLLAVREENAYTLRVQQIDGWKFFVKGGNRDCNVDLELQKCDCGVYQVEKIPCSHAIAAGTAAGVHISTLVWPVYSKDTLFAGYSENIYPCVGQLVEARTCFPPEVKRGPGRQKKSRWQSWLELSRMRGRKPRKQHRVYRCSVCKETGHKRPQCKN; this is encoded by the exons ATGGAGCATTTGAGCGTTCATCTCCCTTACGAGGCAAAACTAGGTGGTCCAGTCCAATTTCGATGGATGTATGCGTTTGAACGatatatgtatcatttgaagaagaag ATGATGCGTCAGTTACATGCAGTGTATGGAGAATGGTTGTTGAAAGATGGATGTTGGAATTTTGTGGTTGATCATTTCAAAGGAGCGAGAatgttatttttgaatgaaagttcgACACATGCTGATCTTGTTGCAATGGCTCAAGAAGATTATAACCTGGACATGAACACAGAGTCTGTGGAGCTAACCTACTCATTACAACAGATGGCTCCAGACCTTCCTCCTATTCATGTTACAAGTGATAGACAAGTTCGGAACTTGCTCGAGATAACTAAAACGCATGAA ggggatgaagctgaggaggggcATGAAGCTGaagagggggatgaagctgaggatcATGATGGGGAGGAGGATGCTGACATCCCTGTTGTTGCTGATGCTGAGGATTATAGTGAGTATGGAAAGGTTaaagatgaggatgaggaagaagatgatgaaatctGTTTTGATGATTACAAAGGGGCATATGGTTGTGAAGGAGAAGGATCATCTGCAGACAGAATCTATGTCAACCAGAGTTTTGCTAGTAAGGATGCACTGCTTTCAGAGTTGCGGTTGACAGCGGTGAGGCGTAGGTTCTCCTTCAGAATATTCAAGTCAACGAAAACTCTGTTTGTGGCAACATGTCGTGTTAGTGGTTGTCAATGGAAGGTCCGAGCAAGTGTGAAACATGGGACTAAAACGTTTTGGGTAACCAAGTATTTGGCAACTCATACATGTTCCATCCCAGACAGAATCGCTCAGCGGAAACGTTGTACTCCGAAGTACATTGGTCGACTTTTCATAGATCGAGTTGGAATCATTGATGGGTTGAATCCGCAGCATATCAAAGATGCAATGAAGAACATGTTTGGCATGACACTTGATTACACCACTTCATACAGAGCATTGTTATATGCGCAAGAAATGGTGAGAGGATCAGCGGAAGACGGGTATGAGCGACTGCCTTCATATTTGGAGCAAATCAAGGCAGCAAATCCGGGTTCTATCACAGCTATAGAACTTGATTCTCTGAATAGATTTAAGTATCTATTTCTTGCTTTTGGAGCTTCAATCAGAGGATTTAAGTATCAGAGAAGGGTCATTGTGGTAGATGGGACTCACCTAAGTGGGAAGTATGGGGGTACTATGTTGGTTGCAGCCGCACAAGACGGTAATTTTCAGATATATCCATTGGCTTTTGGGATCGTAGATGGTGAGAATGATGAATCTTGGGAATGGTTTTTCACAAAATTGGCGAGCTGTGTATCTGATGAGTATCCTCTGGTGATAGTCTCCGACAGGCACGCCTCCATTATAAATGCGTGTGAAAAGGTGTTTCCTTGGGCAACCCGAGGAATATGTTATTATCACCTTCAAGAGAATATTGTCAAAAAGTATAAAGGGAAGCATCTCTTGTACTTGGTGAAAGGTGCTGCTTATGCTCATACACTTTACGATTTTGATCGGTACATGGATGAGATACGGAGTGCAAATCCGGATCTTGCTGAGTATCTGGAGGAAGCCGATGTGACCCTATGGTCTAGGGTTCATTGTCAGGGAGACAGGTACAACTTAAAAACGAGCAATATCGCTGAATCAATTAACTCCGCACTGAAGCGAGCAAGAGGATTTCCTATTCAGTTCCTGCTGGAGTTCATAAGGGAGAAGCTAGGAAGGTGGTACTGGAAAAGGAGAGGAGATGCTTTGAGTCTTACAACTCAACATAGTCGGGGTGTTGAACACTTGCTTGCTGTCCGAGAGGAGAACGCGTATACTCTGAGAGTCCAACAAATTGATGGATGGAAGTTCTTTGTGAAAGGTGGCAATAGGGACTGTAATGTTGATCTGGAACTTCAAAAGTGTGATTGTGGTGTCTATCAAGTCGAGAAAATACCTTGCTCTCATGCTATAGCAGCTGGAACAGCAGCTGGTGTGCATATCTCCACACTTGTGTGGCCGGTCTACTCAAAGGATACTTTGTTTGCAGGATACTCAGAGAATATATATCCTTGTGTTGGACAACTTGTTGAGGCACGCACATGCTTTCCTCCGGAAGTAAAGCGTGGTCCGGGGAGACAGAAGAAATCAAGATGGCAATCTTGGTTGGAGCTATCCAGGATGAGAGGACGCAAACCCCGGAAGCAACACAGGGTTTATAGGTGCTCAGTCTGCAAAGAAACTGGCCATAAGCGTCCACAATGTAAGAACTGA
- the LOC117126905 gene encoding uncharacterized protein LOC117126905 produces MSSSNANHAMRQWMYARIDPNTNQVSNAFTEGLKYFMVVAKNHVLFTQKQKIFCPCIKCENRKFLDEETVTGHLYNRGFMANYLVWVAHGEVYEVDNNSRHAQENTNTPIDVSMQAPNSYVEMISDAFNEHTSSHESIEEDPNEEAKRFFSLLNASQNPIYDGCREGHSQLSLAARCMTLKTDYNLSEKCMDYIAEMLKDYMPADNNATASYYDTKKLMRSLGLPYKKIDVCQNNCMIFWKTDADLESCKFCGAARFKSTKKPGRKQVPFRQMFYLPVADRLKRLYQSKKTASHMRWHKEHYSTQDSNVMSHPSDGEAWKHFNQVYPDFANESRNVYLGLCTDGFNPFGMSGQNYSLWPVILTPYNLPPDMCMKREFMFLTILIPGPNHPKRSLDVFLQPLIEELNGLWTDGVESYDVSLKQNFTLRAMLLWTISDFPAYAMLSGWTTHGRLACPYCMGDTEAFWLKHGRKTCWFDCHRRFLPKDHPLRRYKKNFKKNKVVDSDPPTIYSGEDLWSDHVMGLPKTVNCGGEGHPKISGYGEKHNWHKQSIFWELPYWKHLLLRHNLDVMHIEKNFFDNIINTLLNVQGKTKDNVKSRLDLADICNRKDLHMTSDGKAPVPLFRLSPQSKTCLFNWLKKEVKFSDGYSSNLSSSVDFNGGKLSGMKSHDCHVFMQRLLPIAFAELLPSNIHQALSGIYSIYI; encoded by the coding sequence ATGTCTTCGAGTAATGCTAATCATGCTATGAGGCAATGGATGTATGCAAGAATTGATCCCAATACCAATCAGGTCTCTAATGCATTTACAGAAGGATTGAAATATTTCATGGTTGTTGCCAAAAACCATGTTTTATTTACTCAAAAGCAGAAAATATTTTGCCCGTGTATTAAGTGTGAGAATAGAAAATTTCTTGATGAGGAAACAGTCACTGGCCATTTATATAACAGAGGATTTATGGCCAATTATCTTGTTTGGGTTGCACATGGAGAAGTGTATGAGGTTGACAATAACTCACGACATGCTCAGGAAAATACAAACACGCCCATAGATGTTTCCATGCAAGCTCCAAACTCTTATGTTGAGATGATAAGTGATGCCTTTAATGAGCATACATCCTCTCATGAAAGCATTGAAGAAGATCCCAACGAAGAAGCCAAAAGATTTTTCAGTCTGTTAAATGCAAGCCAAAATCCAATATATGATGGATGTCGAGAAGGACACTCACAATTGTCATTGGCGGCTCGATGTATGACACTGAAAACAGACTATAACTTGTCTGAGAAGTGCATGGATTATATTGCTGAAATGTTGAAAGACTACATGCCTGCAGATAACAATGCCACTGCTTCATACTATGACACAAAGAAACTGATGCGGTCTTTGGGGCTGCCTTACAAAAAGATAGATGTGTGTCAGAATAATTGTATGATCTTCTGGAAAACCGACGCAGACCTAGAAAGCTGTAAATTCTGTGGAGCTGCGAGATTCAAAAGTACAAAAAAACCTGGAAGAAAACAAGTTCCTTTTCGACAAATGTTTTATCTGCCAGTAGCTGATAGACTGAAAAGATTATATCAGTCAAAGAAGACAGCTTCACATATGAGGTGGCACAAAGAACATTATTCAACTCAGGACAGTAATGTAATGAGTCATCCATCAGATGGTGAAGCATGGAAACACTTTAACCAGGTATATCCTGATTTTGCCAATGAATCTAGAAATGTCTATCTTGGTTtgtgcacagatggatttaatCCTTTTGGTATGTCTGGTCAAAATTATTCGTTGTGGCCGGTGATTCTTACTCCATATAATCTACCACCTGACATGTGTATGAAACGTGAGTTTATGTTTCTCACAATATTAATCCCTGGTCCAAACCATCCAAAAAGGAGTTTAGATGTGTTTTTACAGCCTCTCATAGAGGAGCTTAATGGTTTATGGACTGATGGAGTTGAGTCATATGATGTATCACTAAAGCAGAACTTTACATTACGAGCTATGCTTTTATGGACGATCAGTGATTTTCCCGCTTATgctatgttatctggatggacaactcATGGTCGTTTAGCATGTCCTTATTGTATGGGTGATACTGAAGCTTTTTGGCTGAAGCATGGAAGGAAAAcatgttggtttgattgtcaccgTCGTTTTCTTCCAAAAGATCATCCTCTACGCCGTTAcaagaaaaacttcaaaaaaaataaagtagttGATTCTGATCCACCAACGATATATTCAGGCGAAGATTTATGGAGTGATCATGTGATGGGTTTACCAAAGACTGTTAACTGTGGAGGAGAAGGACATCCAAAAATATCGGGATACGGTGAGAAACATAATTGGCATAAgcagagtatattttgggagttacCTTATTggaaacatcttcttcttcgtcataatcttgatgtgatgcatatagagaagaatttttttgataatatcATCAATACATTGCTGAATGTTCAAGGGAAAACAAAAGACAATGTTAAATCCCGTCTTGATTTGGCTGATATTTGCAATCGGAAAGACCTGCATATGACTAGTGACGGAAAAGCTCCAGTTCCATTATTTAGATTATCTCCTCAATCCAAGACATGTCTATTTAATTGGTTGAAAAAGGAAGTTAAATTTTCTGATGGTTATTCATCAAATCTATCTTCTTCGGTTGATTTTAATGGAGGAAAGCTTTCTGgtatgaagagtcatgattgtcatgtttTTATGCAAAGATTACTTCCAATAGCTTTTGCGGAGTTATTACCTAGCAACATCCATCAAGCATTATCGGGTATTTAttctatatacatataa